A region from the Ammospiza nelsoni isolate bAmmNel1 chromosome 1, bAmmNel1.pri, whole genome shotgun sequence genome encodes:
- the EZH2 gene encoding histone-lysine N-methyltransferase EZH2 isoform X3 has translation MGQTGKKSEKGPICWRKRVKSEYMRLRQLKRFRRADEVKSMFNSNRQKILERTEILNQEWKQRRIQPVHIMTSVSSLRGTRECSVTSDIDFPKQVIPLKTLNAVASVPIMYSWSPLQQNFMVEDETVLHNIPYMGDEVLDQDGTFIEELIKNYDGKVHGDRECGFINDEIFVELVNALGQYSDDEDDDDGDDNPDERDDKQKDREGNRMEKETHPPRRFPSDKIFEAISSMFPDKGTAEELKEKYKELTEQQLPGALPPECTPNIDGPNAKSVQREQSLHSFHTLFCRRCFKYDCFLHPFHATPNTYKRKNTETALDNKPCGPHCYQHLEGAKEFAAALTAERIKTPPKRPGGRRRGRLPNNTSRPSTPTINVLESKDTDSDREAGTETGGENNDKEEEEKKDETSSSSEANSRCQTPIKMKPNIEPPENVEWSGAEASMFRVLIGTYYDNFCAIARLIGTKTCRQVYEFRVKESSIIAPVPAEDVDTPPRKKKRKHRLWAAHCRKIQLKKDGSSNHVYNYQPCDHPRQPCDSSCPCVIAQNFCEKFCQCSSECQNRFPGCRCKAQCNTKQCPCYLAVRECDPDLCLTCGAADHWDSKNVSCKNCSIQRGSKKHLLLAPSDVAGWGIFIKDPVQKNEFISEYCGEIISQDEADRRGKVYDKYMCSFLFNLNNDFVVDATRKGNKIRFANHSVNPNCYAKVMMVNGDHRIGIFAKRAIQTGEELFFDYRYSQADALKYVGIEREMEIP, from the exons ATGGGTCAAACcggaaaaaaatctgagaagGGACCAATTTGTTGGAGAAAACGTGTAAAATCAGAATATATGAGACTGAGGCAGCTCAAGAGGTTCCGACGTGCCGATGAAGTAAAG AGTATGTTTAATTCTAATCGTCAGAAGATACTGGAAAGAACTGAAATCTTAAATCAAGAATGGAAACAACGTAGGATACAGCCTGTCCACATCATGACTTCTGTGAGCTCATTGCGCGGGACCAGGGAG TGCTCTGTTACCAGTGACATTGATTTTCCAAAACAAGTCATCCCACTGAAGACTCTCAATGCTGTTGCTTCTGTGCCTATAATGTACTCTTGGTCTCCCCTTCAACAGAACTTTATG GTAGAGGATGAAACTGTTTTACATAACATTCCATATATGGGAGATGAAGTGCTTGACCAGGATGGTACTTTTATTGAAGAACTGATCAAGAATTATGATGGGAAAGTGCATGGAGACAGAG AATGTGGATTTATCAATGATGAAATATTTGTTGAGTTGGTCAATGCCCTTGGTCAATATAgtgatgatgaagatgatgatgatggagaTGACAATCCTGATGAAAGAGATGACAAGCAAAAAGATCGGGAAGGTAACAGGATGG AGAAAGAAACCCACCCACCTCGGAGATTTCCTTCTGACAAGAtatttgaagccatttcctcaATGTTTCCAGACAAGGGTACAGCAGAAGAATTGAAAGAGAA ATACAAAGAActcactgagcagcagcttcCTGGAGCTCTTCCTCCTGAGTGCACACCGAACATAGATGGACCAAATGCTAAATCTGTTCAGAGGGAGCAAAGCCTGCACTCCTTTCACACACTCTTCTGTAGGCGTTGTTTTAAATACGATTGCTTCTTGCATC CATTCCATGCAACTCCCAATACTTATAAGCGAAAGAATACAGAAACAGCATTAGATAATAAGCCTTGTGGACCTCACTGTTACCAGCATCTG GAGGGCGCGAAGGAGTTTGCGGCCGCGCTGACGGCGGAGCGCATCAAGACGCCGCCCAAGCgccccggcgggcggcggcggggccggctgCCCAACAACACCAGCAGGCCCAGCACGCCCACCATCAACGTGCTGGAGTCCAAGGACACCGACAGCGACCGCGAGGCCGGCACCGAAACCGGCGGGGAGAACAACgacaaggaggaggaagaaaaaaaagatgaaactTCCAGTTCCTCTG AAGCAAATTCTAGGTGTCAAACACCAATAAAGATGAAGCCAAATATTGAGCCTCCAGAGAACGTGGAATGGAGTGGTGCAGAAGCTTCAATGTTTAGAGTTCTTATTGGCACCTACTATGACAACTTCTGTGCAATTGCCAGACTGATTGGGACCAAAACGTGCAGACAG GTGTATGAGTTTAGAGTAAAGGAATCTAGTATTATTGCACCAGTCCCTGCTGAAGATGTTGATACTCCTcccagaaagaagaaaaggaaacacag GTTGTGGGCTGCTCATTGCAGAAAGATACAGCTGAAAAAGG ATGGGTCATCGAATCACGTTTACAACTATCAGCCATGTGATCACCCACGTCAGCCTTGTGATAGCTCATGCCCATGTGTAATTGCTCAAAACTTCTGTGAGAAGTTTTGTCAGTGCAGCTCAGAAT GCCAAAATCGTTTTCCTGGGTGTCGTTGTAAAGCACAGTGCAACACCAAGCAGTGCCCCTGTTACCTGGCTGTCCGTGAGTGTGACCCTGACCTCTGCCTCACCTGTGGAGCAGCTGACCACTGGGACAGCAAAAATGTTTCTTGCAAGAACTGCAGCATTCAGAGAGGATCCAAAAAA CACTTACTATTGGCACCTTCAGATGTGGCAGGCTGGGGAATTTTTATAAAAGATCCTGTACAGAAGAATGAATTCATCTCTGAATACTGTGGTGAG ATTATCTCTCAGGATGAGGCAGACAGAAGAGGAAAAGTGTACGACAAATACATGTGCAGCTTTCTGTTTAACTTGAATAATG ATTTTGTGGTTGATGCAACACGCAAGGGCAACAAAATTAGATTTGCAAACCATTCAGTAAATCCCAACTGCTATGCAAAAG ttATGATGGTTAATGGTGATCACAGAATAGGAATATTTGCTAAAAGAGCCATTCAGACTGGTGAAGAACTGTTCTTTGACTACAG atatAGCCAAGCTGATGCCCTTAAGTATGTGGGCAttgaaagagaaatggaaatcCCTTGA
- the EZH2 gene encoding histone-lysine N-methyltransferase EZH2 isoform X2 — translation MGQTGKKSEKGPICWRKRVKSEYMRLRQLKRFRRADEVKSMFNSNRQKILERTEILNQEWKQRRIQPVHIMTSVSSLRGTRECSVTSDIDFPKQVIPLKTLNAVASVPIMYSWSPLQQNFMVEDETVLHNIPYMGDEVLDQDGTFIEELIKNYDGKVHGDRGEPKHSECGFINDEIFVELVNALGQYSDDEDDDDGDDNPDERDDKQKDREEKETHPPRRFPSDKIFEAISSMFPDKGTAEELKEKYKELTEQQLPGALPPECTPNIDGPNAKSVQREQSLHSFHTLFCRRCFKYDCFLHPFHATPNTYKRKNTETALDNKPCGPHCYQHLEGAKEFAAALTAERIKTPPKRPGGRRRGRLPNNTSRPSTPTINVLESKDTDSDREAGTETGGENNDKEEEEKKDETSSSSEANSRCQTPIKMKPNIEPPENVEWSGAEASMFRVLIGTYYDNFCAIARLIGTKTCRQVYEFRVKESSIIAPVPAEDVDTPPRKKKRKHRLWAAHCRKIQLKKDGSSNHVYNYQPCDHPRQPCDSSCPCVIAQNFCEKFCQCSSECQNRFPGCRCKAQCNTKQCPCYLAVRECDPDLCLTCGAADHWDSKNVSCKNCSIQRGSKKHLLLAPSDVAGWGIFIKDPVQKNEFISEYCGEIISQDEADRRGKVYDKYMCSFLFNLNNDFVVDATRKGNKIRFANHSVNPNCYAKVMMVNGDHRIGIFAKRAIQTGEELFFDYRYSQADALKYVGIEREMEIP, via the exons ATGGGTCAAACcggaaaaaaatctgagaagGGACCAATTTGTTGGAGAAAACGTGTAAAATCAGAATATATGAGACTGAGGCAGCTCAAGAGGTTCCGACGTGCCGATGAAGTAAAG AGTATGTTTAATTCTAATCGTCAGAAGATACTGGAAAGAACTGAAATCTTAAATCAAGAATGGAAACAACGTAGGATACAGCCTGTCCACATCATGACTTCTGTGAGCTCATTGCGCGGGACCAGGGAG TGCTCTGTTACCAGTGACATTGATTTTCCAAAACAAGTCATCCCACTGAAGACTCTCAATGCTGTTGCTTCTGTGCCTATAATGTACTCTTGGTCTCCCCTTCAACAGAACTTTATG GTAGAGGATGAAACTGTTTTACATAACATTCCATATATGGGAGATGAAGTGCTTGACCAGGATGGTACTTTTATTGAAGAACTGATCAAGAATTATGATGGGAAAGTGCATGGAGACAGAGGTGAGCCCAAACACTCAG AATGTGGATTTATCAATGATGAAATATTTGTTGAGTTGGTCAATGCCCTTGGTCAATATAgtgatgatgaagatgatgatgatggagaTGACAATCCTGATGAAAGAGATGACAAGCAAAAAGATCGGGAAG AGAAAGAAACCCACCCACCTCGGAGATTTCCTTCTGACAAGAtatttgaagccatttcctcaATGTTTCCAGACAAGGGTACAGCAGAAGAATTGAAAGAGAA ATACAAAGAActcactgagcagcagcttcCTGGAGCTCTTCCTCCTGAGTGCACACCGAACATAGATGGACCAAATGCTAAATCTGTTCAGAGGGAGCAAAGCCTGCACTCCTTTCACACACTCTTCTGTAGGCGTTGTTTTAAATACGATTGCTTCTTGCATC CATTCCATGCAACTCCCAATACTTATAAGCGAAAGAATACAGAAACAGCATTAGATAATAAGCCTTGTGGACCTCACTGTTACCAGCATCTG GAGGGCGCGAAGGAGTTTGCGGCCGCGCTGACGGCGGAGCGCATCAAGACGCCGCCCAAGCgccccggcgggcggcggcggggccggctgCCCAACAACACCAGCAGGCCCAGCACGCCCACCATCAACGTGCTGGAGTCCAAGGACACCGACAGCGACCGCGAGGCCGGCACCGAAACCGGCGGGGAGAACAACgacaaggaggaggaagaaaaaaaagatgaaactTCCAGTTCCTCTG AAGCAAATTCTAGGTGTCAAACACCAATAAAGATGAAGCCAAATATTGAGCCTCCAGAGAACGTGGAATGGAGTGGTGCAGAAGCTTCAATGTTTAGAGTTCTTATTGGCACCTACTATGACAACTTCTGTGCAATTGCCAGACTGATTGGGACCAAAACGTGCAGACAG GTGTATGAGTTTAGAGTAAAGGAATCTAGTATTATTGCACCAGTCCCTGCTGAAGATGTTGATACTCCTcccagaaagaagaaaaggaaacacag GTTGTGGGCTGCTCATTGCAGAAAGATACAGCTGAAAAAGG ATGGGTCATCGAATCACGTTTACAACTATCAGCCATGTGATCACCCACGTCAGCCTTGTGATAGCTCATGCCCATGTGTAATTGCTCAAAACTTCTGTGAGAAGTTTTGTCAGTGCAGCTCAGAAT GCCAAAATCGTTTTCCTGGGTGTCGTTGTAAAGCACAGTGCAACACCAAGCAGTGCCCCTGTTACCTGGCTGTCCGTGAGTGTGACCCTGACCTCTGCCTCACCTGTGGAGCAGCTGACCACTGGGACAGCAAAAATGTTTCTTGCAAGAACTGCAGCATTCAGAGAGGATCCAAAAAA CACTTACTATTGGCACCTTCAGATGTGGCAGGCTGGGGAATTTTTATAAAAGATCCTGTACAGAAGAATGAATTCATCTCTGAATACTGTGGTGAG ATTATCTCTCAGGATGAGGCAGACAGAAGAGGAAAAGTGTACGACAAATACATGTGCAGCTTTCTGTTTAACTTGAATAATG ATTTTGTGGTTGATGCAACACGCAAGGGCAACAAAATTAGATTTGCAAACCATTCAGTAAATCCCAACTGCTATGCAAAAG ttATGATGGTTAATGGTGATCACAGAATAGGAATATTTGCTAAAAGAGCCATTCAGACTGGTGAAGAACTGTTCTTTGACTACAG atatAGCCAAGCTGATGCCCTTAAGTATGTGGGCAttgaaagagaaatggaaatcCCTTGA